A genomic segment from Leptolyngbya boryana PCC 6306 encodes:
- a CDS encoding metal-dependent hydrolase yields MNFKRFLKWLAPVSLTAILILCTIVQGWSAPTAAQTQLHWYGQSAFKLTTPTGKVILIDPWITNPVNPNGKTDLATLNRADLILVTHGHFDHVGDAMTIAKKTNAPLVSTADLGQALVESGYPKNLVTLDTQGNFGGEISLLNNEVKVAFIPAIHSSVIASDGSPAKYAGNPGGFLVTVQNGPTIYHTGDTDVFADMALIPRFRKVTLMLACIGDRFTMGPQRAATAVGYVKPDRVIPMHFGTFPALTGTPAAFAAELKQQRVGSRLQVMKVGETIRL; encoded by the coding sequence ATGAACTTCAAACGATTTCTAAAATGGCTTGCTCCGGTGAGTTTGACTGCAATTCTGATTCTCTGCACAATTGTTCAGGGATGGAGTGCCCCTACAGCCGCACAAACCCAATTGCACTGGTATGGACAATCCGCGTTTAAGCTGACAACGCCGACTGGAAAAGTCATTTTGATTGATCCTTGGATTACGAATCCCGTGAATCCCAACGGCAAGACTGACTTAGCGACTCTGAATCGTGCCGATTTGATTTTAGTGACGCATGGACATTTCGATCACGTCGGCGATGCAATGACGATCGCGAAAAAGACGAATGCTCCTCTCGTCAGTACTGCCGATTTAGGACAGGCATTAGTCGAATCAGGCTATCCAAAAAATCTCGTGACCTTGGACACTCAAGGAAATTTTGGCGGCGAAATCTCATTGCTGAATAATGAGGTCAAGGTTGCCTTTATTCCCGCGATTCACAGTTCGGTGATCGCTTCTGATGGCAGTCCCGCAAAGTATGCAGGAAATCCAGGGGGCTTTTTGGTGACTGTACAAAATGGTCCTACGATTTATCACACGGGTGATACGGATGTCTTTGCGGATATGGCGTTGATTCCGCGGTTTCGCAAAGTGACGCTGATGTTGGCGTGTATTGGAGATCGGTTCACAATGGGACCGCAACGAGCTGCAACAGCCGTCGGCTATGTCAAACCCGATCGAGTGATCCCAATGCATTTCGGTACATTTCCAGCTTTGACTGGGACACCTGCTGCTTTTGCCGCAGAATTGAAGCAGCAAAGAGTGGGCAGTCGATTGCAGGTAATGAAGGTCGGAGAAACAATTCGGTTGTGA